In the bacterium genome, one interval contains:
- a CDS encoding class I SAM-dependent methyltransferase yields MKHFHEEIPGWFDFEAVYAAHVAAAQDGARFVEVGTLFGKSAACMGVEIHNAHKAIWFDTIDTFAGLRRDLIDAADLHWYDRTVAERGGVKEAAEYFLRPVAGEVHIRVGSSLAMSATYADSSLDFVFLDDDHSGPHVAAELRAWWPKVKVGGTLAGHDINFPEVEQAVMGFVDWLTRLGQRLMVQRAGSVWGIKKDDQKPRQVQGAPYPCVRYHAEHGERLVNTAEDEKRLGPGWSNKPGGVVEPGPAPEASLASEPAEALDLEPSDQPEVATGRRGGRGGKK; encoded by the coding sequence GTGAAGCACTTTCACGAGGAGATCCCTGGCTGGTTCGATTTCGAGGCCGTCTACGCCGCGCACGTGGCCGCCGCGCAGGACGGCGCGCGCTTCGTGGAGGTCGGCACGCTGTTCGGCAAGTCGGCCGCCTGCATGGGCGTCGAGATCCACAACGCGCACAAGGCGATCTGGTTCGACACGATCGACACGTTCGCGGGTCTGCGGCGCGACCTCATCGACGCGGCGGACCTGCATTGGTACGACCGGACGGTCGCCGAGCGCGGCGGCGTCAAGGAGGCGGCCGAGTACTTCTTGCGGCCCGTCGCCGGCGAAGTCCACATCCGCGTCGGCTCCAGCCTCGCGATGTCGGCGACCTACGCGGACTCGAGCCTCGACTTCGTCTTCCTGGATGACGACCACTCCGGTCCGCATGTCGCGGCCGAACTGCGCGCCTGGTGGCCGAAGGTCAAGGTCGGCGGCACGCTCGCCGGCCATGACATCAACTTCCCCGAGGTCGAACAGGCGGTCATGGGCTTCGTCGACTGGCTCACCCGGCTCGGTCAGCGCCTGATGGTGCAGCGCGCCGGCTCGGTCTGGGGCATCAAGAAGGACGACCAGAAGCCTCGCCAGGTCCAGGGCGCCCCGTACCCGTGCGTCCGCTACCACGCCGAGCACGGCGAGCGGTTGGTCAACACGGCCGAGGACGAGAAGCGACTCGGACCGGGATGGTCCAACAAGCCCGGCGGGGTCGTCGAACCCGGTCCGGCGCCGGAGGCGTCCCTCGCCAGCGAGCCGGCCGAAGCCCTCGACCTTGAACCGTCCGATCAGCCCGAGGTGGCCACCGGCCGCCGCGGCGGGAGAGGCGGCAAGAAGTGA